The proteins below are encoded in one region of Toxoplasma gondii ME49 chromosome IV, whole genome shotgun sequence:
- a CDS encoding Toxoplasma gondii family B protein (encoded by transcript TGME49_320770~Signal peptide predicted by SignalP 2.0 HMM (probability 0.982) with cleavage site probability 0.321 at residue 31), whose translation MTHMMRYSSSAATLAFFVLLLCDMQSRSIWSWAMTQESLDTSPVTNSGFAADHAPSGTAPLATPSETDQQRTRVPLILKRSKRASPTEKSTALLRRTKTLTAAKVALFLTAVAALLLASAKLHQCRNQLLKDIGREAEGNTGRRLAAGGGDDEKCGSGAMARTGVESDTGFRGDITPVDRQA comes from the exons ATGACGCACATGATGAGGTATTCGTCGTCCGCAGCCACGCTGGCgtttttcgtccttctgtTATGCGACATGCAGAGTCGCTCTATCTGGAGTTGGGCAATGACGCAAGAAAGTTTGGATACATCACCAGTTACCAACAGCGGTTTTGCTGCCGACCATGCACCATCGGGGACAGCACCATTGGCCACACCGTCCGAAACCGACCAACAACGAACACGAGTTCCGCTTATCTTGAAGAGGTCAAAGAG AGCGAGTCCTACTGAAAAGAGTACAGCGTTGCTACGTCGTACGAAAACGCTGACTGCGGCCAAGGTGGCCCTTTTCCTGACAGCTGTCGCGGCGCTACTGCTGGCTTCTGCCAAGCTACATCAGTGCCGGAATCAGTTGCTAAAAGACATCGGTAGAGAAGCCgaaggaaacacaggaaGGCGACTTGCAGCAGGCGGCGGGGACGACGAAAAATGT GGGAGCGGTGCAATGGCGCGGACAGGTGTTGAATCGGATACTGGATTCCGGGGCGACATTACGCCTGTCGACCGTCAAGCGTAG